The Kribbella shirazensis genomic interval GGACTGCGAGTCGATGGACCGGGCGGTGGAGATCGTCGCGCAGATCCCGGAGGCGCCGTTCAGCGTGGTGGAGGTCCGTCCGGTGCGGGACCTCGGCGCGTTCATGTGATGCTCGAGGAGCTGCTCCGGGAGCAGGCGCCGCAGGTGCTGGGAGCGCTGGTCCGGCGGTACGGCGACTTCGACGCGTGCGAGGACGCCGTACAGGAGGCTCTGCTCGCCGCGGCGACGCAGTGGCCGCGGGACGGCGTACCGGAGAATCCACGGGGCTGGCTGGTCACGGTCGCGTCGCGGCGACGGATCGAGGTACTGCGGAACGAGGCGGCCCGCACGCGCCGGGAGGAGACTGTTGCGTCCTGGTCTCCCCCGGAGCCCGCGTCGGCGGCGGACGACTCGCTGACGTTGCTGATGCTGTGCTGTTATCCGGCGCTGACGCAGCAGTCGCAGGTGGCGCTGACGTTGCGCGCGGTCGGCGGGTTGACGACCGGCGAGATCGCCCGCGCGTTTCTGGTGCCGGAGGCAACGATCGGGCAGCGGATCAGCCGGGCGAAGGCGAAGCTGCAGGGCGCACGGTTCGCGATGCCGCCGGCGTCCGAGCTGCCCGAGCGACTGGCCGCCGTACTGGAGGTGCTGTACCTGATCTTCAACGAGGGCTACACGGCGTCGTCCGGTCCGTCGCTGCATCGGGTCGAGTTGAGTGCGGAGGCGATCCGGCTGACGCGGCTGTTGCGCGCGCAACTGCCGGCCGAGGGCGAGGTGGCCGGGTTGCTCGCGTTGATGCTGCTGACGGACGCGCGGCGGCCGGCGCGGACGACGACTGACGGTGGGCTGGTGCCGTTGCCGGAGCAGGACCGGTCGTTGTGGGACGCGCAGGCGATTGCCGAGGGCACCGAGTTGATCGAGGCGACGCTGCGGTCCGCGCCGGTCGGGCGGTACCAGTTGCAGGCGGCGATCGCGGCCGTGCACGACGCCGCGGCGAAGGCCGAGGACACGGACTGGCGCGAGATCCTGATGCTGTACGAACTGCTCGAGTCGATCGCGCCGGGACCGATGGTGACGCTGAACCGGATCGTTGCGGTCGCGATGGTGCACGGCCCTGCCGCCGGGCTGGCGTTGCTCGACGAGGTGGATCCGGCGGTGCAGGAGCACCACCGGGTGGCGGCTGTGCGCGCCCATCTCCTCGAACTGTCCGGCGACGAGGCCGCCGCGCGGCAGGCGTACGAGCTCGCCGCGCGGCTCACGCAGAGCATCCCCGAGCAGCGCTACCTGCTGTCCCGGGCCGCTAGCTCGGGATCGTCGGCCGGCCCCAGCTGAGCTCGGCCTCGATGGTCAGGTCCAGTACGCCGTCCTGTGCGTACGGCGCGACCGCCTCGGTCACCCCGGCGTCGAAGGCGGCGGCCTCGTCGGCGGGCATCAGGTCGCGGGCCAGGCTCGATGTGGAGTGCAGCCTCTCGATGTAGTCGGTGACCTTCTGCCGGTACGTGACCCGCTTGGTCCGCGCCGTACCGATGAGGTCGAGCAGGCCGCGTTCCCGGATCGCGTCGACGACGCTGAACTTCGGGTCGTGGTTCTGCTTGCGTGAGTGCCGCAGGATCACCTCGACAAGGTCGTCCCCCCACGGCTCGTCGACGGGGCCGTGCTCGATGACGACGAGCTGCGCGTTCGGCGTCAGGTGCGGGACGATCCGCGCGAACGTCTCCTCCCACGGCATCCAGTGGATGCTCGCGCCGGCCGTCACCAGCGCGTACGGGCCGTCGAGGTCGGCCGTCTCGATCGGGCTGACCTGCCACCTGAGGTTCGGGTGGTCGCCGCCGGGGCGCTGCTTGCCTGCCTCGACCATCGGCTCCGAGAAGTCGATCGCGTCGACGTGCTCGACCCGCGGCGCCAGCGGGCGTGCGATCGCCCCTTCGCCGGCACCGATGTCGAGCACCCGCCGCGGCTCGTCCGTGATCAGCTCGACGAGCCGGTCGAACACCTCGTCCGGGTACGGCGGCCGATGCTGATACGCCTCCGCCACCGCTTCCTGCTTGAACGTCGCCGCAAGTTCAGTCATGGCTCGGAGCGTAGCCCCGTGCCTGTGCCGCTCCGGCGGATTCTGCTGCCAGGCGACAGGCCGCTGGGCAGACCGACCACGTGCACCAGGCCCGCTCGTAACCTGCCCGTCTCCTTCGAACACGCGGCTGAAACATGCGCTTCCTACCTTGAGAGTCCACGTCAGCCGCGCGAGGCGGTGAGGCCAGATGCTGTACGAGCACGTCGACCCGTTCATCGGGACCGGCGCCACCGACCTGCCCACGCCCAAGGGCCTGGCCGCGACCTGGTGGTGGCCCAAACCGCAGGTCGGCAACACCCACCCGGGCGCAATGCACCCCTTCGGAATGGTGTCGGCCTGCCCGTACTCCGGCGCCTACCCGACCGGTTACGGGCTGTACGACTTCAACACCGAGGGCGTGCCCGACCTGTTGTACGACCGCCCGGTCGCCTCCGGCTTCACGCACTTCCAGCAGTCCGGCACCGGCGCGATCCGCAAGTACTACAACTACTTCCGGGTCACGCCGATGCTCGGCCCGCTCGACGACCTGGGCACCACGTGGGACCTGCTGGATGAGGTGGCCGAGCCCGGCTACTACGCGGCGACGCTGAGCTCGGGGGTGCGTTGTGAGGTGACTGCCGGCCCCAAGTCGGCCGTCCACCGCTACACCTTCCCGGCGCATGACGCTGCCCGGATCGTCATCGACGCCTCGACAGGCGGCCTGGCCATCCCGCACAGCCAGACCGTGCCGCTGAAGGCGCACCTGGCGATGCTGGAGCCCGGGGTGGCTCAGGGTGAGATCCACGTCGAGGGGGTACCGCTGGCGGTGCATCTGGAGGTCGACGCCCCCGGCTGGCAGCAACTGCTGTGGTACGACCGGCGCCTGATGCCCGGCGGCACCCGCCTCGACTTCGACTACATCCGACCGACCACACTGCGGCCGTTCGGGCTGCTCTTCATGGGTCCCTCGCGCGCCGAGCAGACCGTCGAGGTGCGGCTGGGGTTCTCCCTGCGCGGGTGTGAGACGGCCCGCGACAACCTGCACACGGACGTCGGCCGAACCCAGGCCACC includes:
- a CDS encoding RNA polymerase sigma factor, translating into MLEELLREQAPQVLGALVRRYGDFDACEDAVQEALLAAATQWPRDGVPENPRGWLVTVASRRRIEVLRNEAARTRREETVASWSPPEPASAADDSLTLLMLCCYPALTQQSQVALTLRAVGGLTTGEIARAFLVPEATIGQRISRAKAKLQGARFAMPPASELPERLAAVLEVLYLIFNEGYTASSGPSLHRVELSAEAIRLTRLLRAQLPAEGEVAGLLALMLLTDARRPARTTTDGGLVPLPEQDRSLWDAQAIAEGTELIEATLRSAPVGRYQLQAAIAAVHDAAAKAEDTDWREILMLYELLESIAPGPMVTLNRIVAVAMVHGPAAGLALLDEVDPAVQEHHRVAAVRAHLLELSGDEAAARQAYELAARLTQSIPEQRYLLSRAASSGSSAGPS
- a CDS encoding class I SAM-dependent methyltransferase, whose translation is MTELAATFKQEAVAEAYQHRPPYPDEVFDRLVELITDEPRRVLDIGAGEGAIARPLAPRVEHVDAIDFSEPMVEAGKQRPGGDHPNLRWQVSPIETADLDGPYALVTAGASIHWMPWEETFARIVPHLTPNAQLVVIEHGPVDEPWGDDLVEVILRHSRKQNHDPKFSVVDAIRERGLLDLIGTARTKRVTYRQKVTDYIERLHSTSSLARDLMPADEAAAFDAGVTEAVAPYAQDGVLDLTIEAELSWGRPTIPS